The Streptococcus equi subsp. equi nucleotide sequence CAACAGGCTAAAAAAGCACAGACCAAGCAAGCAGCTACTACCAAAAGCAAGCGTGGTCAAGCTACCTCAGCTGTAAAAGCTAAGTCTAATCACCAAAAGCCTATTCGCTTCCCAGGATTGTAGCATGTGGATCAAAGAACTAAACCTCACCCATTACCGTAATTATCAACAAGCCTCAGCAGCCTTTTCACCGGGCTTGAATGTTTTCATTGGTGACAATGCGCAGGGCAAGACAAATTTTCTTGAAGCTATTTATTTTTTGTCAGTAACAAGAAGTCATCGCACCAAATCTGATAAGGACTTAATCTACTTTGACGAAAGGGATTGCTCTATATCTGGAACTCTTGAGCGCCTTAGTGGTCGTGTTCAGCTAGAAATACTGCTGTCTGATAAGGGACGGATCACCAAGATTAACACCCTAAAGCAAGCAAAGCTTTCTGATTATATCGGAGCAATGATGGTGGTCCTCTTTGCTCCTGAGGATCTACAGCTGGTCAAAGGCTCTCCTAATCTTAGACGAAAATTTATGGACATTGACTTAGGTCAGATAAAGCCTGTTTACTTATCAGATTTGTCACATTACAATCATGTCCTAAAGCAGCGAAATGCCTATCTCAAAAGTGTTCATCAGCTTGATAATGACTTTTTATCTGTGTTAGATGAGCAGCTGGTTACCTACGGGAGTCGTGTAATGGCGCATCGGTTGGCGTTTGTTCAATCACTAGCAAAAGAGGCAAACAAGCATCATCAAGCTATCTCTAATGGCCTAGAGAAGCTTTCGATCTCCTATCAAGCCTCTGTGAGCTTTGAGCACCAGCAAGAGATTTATCAGCAATTCATGAACCAGCTCAAAACCACTCATCAAAGAGATTTCTTGAGAAAAAATACTGGTGTTGGCCCCCACCGCGATGATCTGGTTTTTTATATTAATGACATGAACGCTAATTTTGCTAGTCAAGGCCAGCATCGTAGCCT carries:
- the recF gene encoding recombination protein F; amino-acid sequence: MWIKELNLTHYRNYQQASAAFSPGLNVFIGDNAQGKTNFLEAIYFLSVTRSHRTKSDKDLIYFDERDCSISGTLERLSGRVQLEILLSDKGRITKINTLKQAKLSDYIGAMMVVLFAPEDLQLVKGSPNLRRKFMDIDLGQIKPVYLSDLSHYNHVLKQRNAYLKSVHQLDNDFLSVLDEQLVTYGSRVMAHRLAFVQSLAKEANKHHQAISNGLEKLSISYQASVSFEHQQEIYQQFMNQLKTTHQRDFLRKNTGVGPHRDDLVFYINDMNANFASQGQHRSLILSLKMAEVSLMKQLTGDNPILLLDDVMSELDNTRQTKLLGAVKKENVQTFITTTSLEHLSQLPKDISLFKVNKGTIERDSIMID